In Caldilineales bacterium, the sequence AGGTCGGGCAGGTCGGCGGCAATGACATCGACGGCTCCCAAGTCCAGCGCCTCTTGTGCGGTCGAGGCTTTGGCCGCCAGCACCGTCTGCTCGGCCCAGGCCTCCACCGCTGGCCCGCGGCGCGCCGCCAGCGAGCGGGCCGTAGCCGCCACCGCCTCCTCCGCCTTCTTCTTCTCGGTCTCAGGCAGATCCTCGCCGCTGCTCCCCACCGGGCTGGCCGCCCCGATCAGTGTCTCCGGCGCCATCGCCGCCAGATGCCCCGCCAGGGTGATCAGCGTCCCGGCCGAGGCCGCCCAGGCCCGCGCCGGCGCCACATAGACGATCACCGGCGTCGCGGCTTGCTCGATGGCCTGGGTGATGCGCTTGGTGATCTCAACCGACCCACCGGGCGTATCCAACACGAAAACCACCGCCTCGGCCCCCGACTGCTCGGCCTCGCCCAGGCCGCGCTCCAGATAGGCCAGCATCGAGGGCGTCACCGGCCCCTCGTAGCGCAGCACCACCACCGTGCCGGCGCCGGCATCGCCCGTAGGTCCGAAGAACAGCGTAAACAGCAAGAACAATCGCAGGACGAACAAGTAGACGGTCATGGCAACATCTCCTTATGATCCCATTCTAGCAGAAAATCGTGGTTCTGATCGGGGCATTGCTTCCACAAAATTCACCCCGGTTGCCACGAAAACCCCGATCCCCACTTCTGCGGCGGATCGGGGTGGGGACAGCGTTGTGGACAGACAGGTGGAGAGCGTGTGCAGAACCGGTGAATCAGCTGTTGACGTCTTCTGCAAAAGCCCTTCCTGGCTGTGAATAGCGGCTGCCAGACGGTGAACCACCTCTGACCCCCCGCCAACGGCTGCCAAAACGCTATATAGTATGCCCGCCGGCGACGGGAACAAGTCCTTGTACTTCCTTTCACACGGTCGCGGGGCGAACGGGAGACACGGGGTTGGGCTGTGCAGTTCTCGGCATTTTCATCCCCAGTTTCCTCCCTCCCACCGCTGACTAAAGAGAGGCAAACATGCGCCGTGGAGGAGCACATCTAGTGGCTGGAGCCGCCGGATGCGCCTCTCATCCACATATCCCCAGCCCCTACGAAGACGACGATCCAACCATAGAAACAAGGACATCCCTTTTCAATTCTGACAAACGCCCGGTCGCTCACCTCCAACCTGGGGCTTCTGAACAACTCCCTCCCCCCAGCGCCTTCGCACACAAAGTTTAACCTCCCTTATGACGAGTATCGCTTGACAGCACTCCGTAAACACCCTATACTGAGTATAGTTACGAACCCCAAGAAATTGCTAGATTCGATCACTTGGCAGTCAGTTTAGCACCAGCCAATACCACAATGAATTGGATGAAAATCCCTGAAATTGAAGGTAAAAGCGGGGAAGCTGATGGAAAGTGCTGCTAAGGAGCGCAATCGCCCGGTAATATACCACGACAGTTGATTTGGTAACGTCTGGTATCTGGGAAGTGGGACTGAAAGCCCCCACAAGCGCCCAAAGTGATGAAGCGAAGGTTTCTAGGGGTCGTAACTTTTTTTATCCACCAGGTGCCATAGAGCAGCGGTCGCTTGCTCTGTGGCGCCTCTTTTTACAGCGCCTCCGGCTTGAGCACGCCCACAAAGGGCAGGTTGCGGTATTGCTCGCGATGGTCGAGTCCGTAGCCGACGACGAACAGATCGGGCAGGCGGAAGCCGAGGTAGCGGGGTTGGATGTCGATCAGTCGGCGGCTGGGTTTGTCGAAAAGGACGGCGACGTGCAGGCTGGCCGGGTTGCGGCCGTTCAACAGGCGCAAGAGGTAGCTCAGGGTCAGCCCCGTGTCGATCATATCTTCGACGAAGATGACATGGCGGCCTTCCAGCGGCGTTTCCAGGTCTTTGGTGATGCGCACCATGCCATGCTCGCGGGTTTCGGGACTGTAGCTGGAGATGGCCATGAAATCCACTTCCAGCGGCAGATGGACGGCCCGTAAGAGGTCGGCCATGAAAAAAAGCACCCCCTTGAGCACGCCCACGAACAACGGACGGCTGCCGGCATAGTCGCGGGTAATGGCGGCACCCATCTCGGCGACCCGCTGTTGCAGGGATTCGCTTTCGATGAGGACGCGGGCGATGTCGCGGGCGTAGGGTTCAGGCGTAGTCGCGGGGATGGCCTTCGTCGTCATTCACGTCTGCGGGGTCGGGGAAGTCGTACTTTAGCGCCAGGCTGCGGATGTCGCGACGGTTGAGCAGTTTGACGCTGACATCAGGATAGAGCTCTTGCAGCCGGCGGATTTTGCGGTTCTTGAGATTGTTCAGGCGCGCCGATTGGGTGGTGAGTTCGACGTAGAGATCCTGGTCGGGCAGGTAGAAATCGGGGGCAAAGGCCGAGCGCACACTGCCATCAGGGTTGTGGTCGAGGGGGAAAGTGCGCGGTTCGTATTGCCAACGGATGCCATAGAAGTCGAGCAGCCGGGCAAACTCGCGCTCGCTGGGGTGTTGGAAGACAATCGCTTGCGGTGCGGACATCGATGGTCTTGGCTCGCCATTCATCCGGGTGCATGGCAGGGGGAAGTGAGTATGACCCGTCAATAGTGCCACAGATCCGTCGCTTATGGCAATGCGCCGCTGTGCTCGCGCCCGTTTTTCGCCCGGACGAGGCTGCACTACAATGGTGCGTGAAGCGGCAGGCTTGTCCCGTCGCTCCGTTCCGGGCAGGTTCTGAGTGAAACGAAGGATCGCAGGTCAACAACCAGCGCCCACCGTGACGCAACCCCGGAACACGCACCCCGGAACACGCAACACGGAACACGATCGGAGCATCACCATGAAAAAGATTCGCTGGGGCGTCCTCAGCACCGCCCTCATCGGCACAGCCAAAGTCATCCCCGCCATGCAGCGGGGCCAGTATTGCCAGGTCCTCGGCCTGGCCTCGCGCGAGTTGGCGAAGGCGCAGGAGACGGCCGCCAGCCTGGGCATCCCCCGCGCCTATGGCTCGTACGAGGACCTGCTGGCCGACCCCGACATCGACGCCGTCTACAACCCGCTGCCCAACCATCTGCATGTGCCCTGGTCGCTCCGGGCGCTGGAAGCGGGCAAGCATGTGTTGTGCGAAAAGCCGATCGGCCTGACCTCGGCCGAAGGCCAGCAGCTTGTGGAGGCCGCCCGCGCCCATCCGCACCTGAAAGTGATGGAGGCGTTTATGTATCGCCACCATCCGCAGTGGCAGAAGGCGCGCCAACTGGTGAACGACGGCGCCATCGGCCCCTTGCGCACCATCCAGACCTTTTTCTCCTACCACCTCGACGACCCCACCAACATCCGCAACATCGCCGAGATGGGCGGGGGCGGGCTGTGGGACATCGGCTGCTACGCCATCTCGGCGCCGCGCTTCATCTTTGGCCGCGAGCCGGTGCGGGTCAGCGGCCTGGTCGAGTTCGACCCTCGTTTTGGCACCGACCGGCTGGCATCGGCCCTGCTGGATTTCGGCCCCGACGCCAACGGCATCGCCGGGACGGCCACCTTCACGGTCAGCACGCAGTTGGCGCCCTATCAGCGCGTCCACATCGTTGGCACAGAGGGCCGCATCGAGATCGAAATCCCCTTCAATGCCCCACCCGACCGCCCGTGCCGCCTCTGGCTGCAGCGCGAGGGCGGGACGGTGGCTGGCGAGGGGGCGCAGGAAATCCTGCTCCCGACCGCCGACCAGTACACCGTGCAGGGCGACCTCTTTGCCCAGGCCATCTTGAACGACACCGAGGTTCCGACCCCGATCGAGGATGCGGTGGCGAATATGAAGGTGATCGAGCGAGTCTTCGCCAGCGCCGCGCAGGGCGGGTGGGCTTGAATGATGGAAAACCCGGCCTTATCAGAGCTTCGACGACTCACCCTGGGTCTGGAGATGACCCACCATAGGCTAGAGGTGTTCGAGCGACAGTACGGTTTGGACTCGGATGAGTTCGAACGTCGTTTCAGCGCTGGCGAGTTGGCTGAAAACCTGGATTTCATCGAGTGGGCAGGTGAGATCAAGACCTTTCATCTGCTCAAGGGGCAGCAAAAAGCCTTGCAGGAAGCGCAACCCAACGAGGTGGACACCGCTCGACCAAGAAGACCGTCTCTTTTCGGCAGCGTCGCCGCCGAAGACATCACCCCAGAGATGATCGATGAGGCTCGAAATGATCTCTTTCGCTCCATTTAGCGTGCATCGAGCGTTTCGATCGCTCGGCGCACGCTAAATAGAGCTTCTTCGGGTGTTGGTGCAGCAACCGGTAGATGGATGTCCGGCTGCAGCACAGGGTGCTCATGCCATCCGCCCAAATTGTCCAGCCCATAGCGACGCTCGTTGTTCACGATCAGGGCATAATCCACGCGCTCAGTTTCCTCGCGGAAGAAGAGAGCGACGAAGGCATCATCGCTTATCTCGATGCGCACCTTCACGCGCGTTTGGCGCAGAATCTGAATATGCAAGCCGGCGTCAGGGAAATACTTCTGGGCAGCCACACGCACGGCCTGTAGCCATTGCGTCGCGTTCATTACATGGCTCGGACAACAACTTCGCGTTTGGGCAACTTACGCAGGCTCTGCAGCCAGCGCTGCTTTTCTGCCAATAACCCCTCCCATTCCATGAAGTCGCGTTCGACCGTGTGATCGTATTTGGCAGGCGTTTGATCGTCCTCCCAAGCCTGAGCAAACTCGGCAAACGTGGTGCGATATTTCACTTCGTATTCGCCAATCTCCTGCTCGCAGGCGCGCAACTGCGTGGTCAGATAGGTCTCCAATAGCGCCATGAGCTTATCGTCCAGCGTTGGGCCAACGACCGCTTCGATGTGGGGCAGGAGGGCGGGGCTGAGGGTGTAAGTATTCATCGTCCATCACCTTCGAGGGCATCTACGATGCTGCCAGTATAACACTCGCTGTTCGGGAGAGTGGAAAATGGAATTACAGACCTGTCAAGTTTTTCAAAACTTGACAGGTCTGTACCCTTTTATCCTCGCGCCGCAGCCAGCATCCGATCCACCTCCGCCACCTTCTCCTGTTCGGCCAGCCACCATTCGGGGTCGCGCTGGGCATTGAGTTCTTCCACCGTCTTGGCCTGCTGCTCGACCCAGGTGTAATACTTCAGGTTGTGCCAGCTCTGGCGGGCGTGTGCCGTGCCCTCGCGAATCCAATCGACGCCCACACGGTGGAAGATGCCCTCGGCCCGGATGGCGGCGGTGGTCTCGTCCATCGCCCCCTCTTGGGCGGTCAGCCAGGCCAGGGTGGAGTGATAGCGGTCGATGGCGTCGGTGCAGATGGTGACGACCAGGTCGCCCTTGCCGAAGCCGTAGAACTTGGCCGTCTTGATCGCTCCCAGTACATTGCAGAC encodes:
- the hpt gene encoding hypoxanthine phosphoribosyltransferase, with product MTTKAIPATTPEPYARDIARVLIESESLQQRVAEMGAAITRDYAGSRPLFVGVLKGVLFFMADLLRAVHLPLEVDFMAISSYSPETREHGMVRITKDLETPLEGRHVIFVEDMIDTGLTLSYLLRLLNGRNPASLHVAVLFDKPSRRLIDIQPRYLGFRLPDLFVVGYGLDHREQYRNLPFVGVLKPEAL
- a CDS encoding Gfo/Idh/MocA family oxidoreductase — its product is MKKIRWGVLSTALIGTAKVIPAMQRGQYCQVLGLASRELAKAQETAASLGIPRAYGSYEDLLADPDIDAVYNPLPNHLHVPWSLRALEAGKHVLCEKPIGLTSAEGQQLVEAARAHPHLKVMEAFMYRHHPQWQKARQLVNDGAIGPLRTIQTFFSYHLDDPTNIRNIAEMGGGGLWDIGCYAISAPRFIFGREPVRVSGLVEFDPRFGTDRLASALLDFGPDANGIAGTATFTVSTQLAPYQRVHIVGTEGRIEIEIPFNAPPDRPCRLWLQREGGTVAGEGAQEILLPTADQYTVQGDLFAQAILNDTEVPTPIEDAVANMKVIERVFASAAQGGWA